In Puniceicoccaceae bacterium, one DNA window encodes the following:
- a CDS encoding ACT domain-containing protein: protein MADYAVSRMRAAGIDAWRNPHAITVVFPRPAPAVLEKWQIAVQEDIGHIITMPHVDKAMIDHLVDDLREAPQSNVMRQIALYVDDSPGVVADVSERLAAHGINIDSIDAETIGNTGVLILSVDRYHDAIDLLQRSDYRLVRDNAILVRLKDKPGSLAELARRFKDAGINIHSLRVINNHDGEALASISTDDPVRSAELVKDIRVG from the coding sequence ATGGCCGACTACGCCGTCTCCCGCATGCGGGCAGCAGGCATCGACGCCTGGCGCAATCCGCACGCCATCACCGTCGTCTTCCCCCGTCCGGCTCCAGCCGTGCTGGAAAAATGGCAGATCGCCGTGCAGGAAGACATCGGCCACATCATCACCATGCCCCATGTGGACAAGGCCATGATCGATCACTTGGTCGATGACCTGCGGGAGGCTCCCCAATCCAACGTGATGCGGCAAATCGCTCTCTACGTCGATGATTCCCCCGGTGTGGTCGCCGACGTATCCGAGCGGCTCGCCGCCCACGGCATCAACATCGATTCGATCGACGCCGAAACCATCGGCAATACCGGTGTCCTCATCCTCTCCGTCGATCGCTACCACGACGCGATCGATCTACTCCAGCGCAGCGACTACCGGCTCGTGCGCGACAACGCCATCCTCGTTCGTCTGAAGGATAAACCGGGCTCCCTCGCCGAACTGGCGCGCCGTTTCAAAGATGCAGGAATCAACATCCACAGCCTGCGCGTCATCAACAACCACGATGGCGAGGCCCTCGCCTCCATTTCCACCGATGATCCCGTTCGCTCAGCCGAACTGGTCAAAGACATCCGCGTGGGTTGA